Within the Miscanthus floridulus cultivar M001 chromosome 2, ASM1932011v1, whole genome shotgun sequence genome, the region GCCGATAAAATCTAAGTGTATTTTCTCaaacatatttattttgtgataaAAGAATCTAAAGTagtagcatttttttttttgaaaaactaaCGTGATCCCGAACATTTTTTTTCCACTTTTCCTACTTCTCAGTCGCCTGACTGCTCAGCGACCTGCTTTATCTATGAAATTGGGTTTCTAACTTGGTACTTTCGCCACGACATTATATAACAAAGGTTAAATGTCCACCCTTCTAAGTTGCTTGAAGTTAGGAGGCTGTCCCAGGTACTTGCAAGGGATCTACTTGTAAGGGAATGATAAGATCGGGCAAGCAACATCTGAAAGAATGTTGTCCAAATATCCAATCGAAACTCACTACAAAAGATCGGATAGAACTCGCCCTTTTGCGAGGTTGGTCACTAGTCTAGAGGCTCCCCCAAATGCATCTAGTAGGGACAAAGCAGCAAACACTTCTTCTCTTACTAGATTTAGAAAAATCACGGCGCCAATGAGACTCACCCTGGGCTTAGCCGATCTGTGTTGGATGGGATTGAGCAATCCTTCTTGTGGTCAAATCAAACCATCTCTAAAGCAGATCAACTATAAGGACAaagagaagaggagaaagagAGTCACCTTGTTTCAGTCGTCCCCTCACACGCTAGAACCATTATTTGCCTCTAACTACACTAACGAAAATAGACGTGGAGGCTGTTAATGGCAGAGTTGTCATCCGTGATCTCCATCATCGGTTTCCAAAACCAAGATGCAGAGGTCTAACAAAATAGTAGTCCCAGCGCACCGAAGCAAATGCTTTTGCAATATCAAGCTTGAGGAACAATGTAGGACACTTGGCTTTTTATGTAATCACATTCTATGTATGTATGCTCCACCGCTTTATGAAGGCAATCTGGCTTGTTGAGACTAGTTGAGTGAGGCCTTCTTTGACAGGCTTCTAAAGGAGCTTCACGTGTGAAAACGGTTTGTCAAGTCAAAACCAAGCAAAAGGTGATGAAGCTGAAGTTATTTTGGTCTAAAAGTCGAAACCATAAAAATGTGACTTTTTTTTCGGCTTCACCATTTTTGGAGAAACCAAAATTCTACCAAAGACGACGTAAGGCAACCTGCCTGCCTACTGGACATGATCTTTGAGATTAATTTAGCCGCACTATGTGTTAGGCTGATCAACCTTAAGTTAGTCACTCTAATGGCATCTGCTCTCTTCGGGATTAGAATCAAGTTAACTGTGAGAGGTTTGTGTGAAACTCATGTGTTTCAGGCTCCTTAAAAAAGTTCCCTTTTTCGTACTGACACCACTAGTTCCTTGGCCGTACGTTGACAGGCGATGTAACCAGTTGCATGATCTACCTGCGCTTGAGGGTTTCTCTGTGCTCATGTTGATCTCTTGATCTTTTTGGAGAAAAAGATGCGTTTGCTCCTGCAAGAAAAAGACGAACCCGTTCAACTCAATCATTGGATCTCTGCTGAGCTTGAGCAGGACGACAAGATTTTGCTGCTGCGCCTGCCAAGCACACTGGTCGACAGCAAATCTACCCTGCCTTGGCGCCAACGGGCCCGGAATCTACCGCTTGCCGTGCATGGGCTCCAATGCCAGAGCAGCGGACGGTAACACACAACACAAGGAGCTTGCGATCGAGCTGCGTTGCGAGGGCAGAGAAAGAGACGTGCAGTGCAGTGATGAAGATAAGGACCTGCCCTTTGGAAGCGCCCACACACAAACCAACACTGACATCACAGGGGGGTcaggggaggagagggagagccttCTTTAAGATCACACCACAACCTCCCCTCCCCATCCTCCCCattgccctctctctctccctctccctccattGTGTCACTCACTCTATACTAGGTCCTAGGTAACTAGCAATTGAGATCTTAAATTCTTGCTTGAGGTGCAGTAGCAAGACACACTACTACAAAGAAGCTGATCAGCTGATGCCCCGTGGCTTCAGGATCTTGCCAAGGTTTGCGAGGTCCCATTTTGCTTCTCCCCTGGCCTTGCAGTTGCGTTTGAGTGCACCTCTGAGGCTTTGATTGGCCCTCGCGCTCCGTACTTAAGCTCTCCGCCTCGTCCATGGCGTTGCAGCTCTCAAGACTTGCTGTCTCCTGCTAGCTGCTGCTTCTACTCCACCTAGCTGAAAGGTAGAACCGAGATCAGTCTGGGAATTCGTTAAAGATCACTTCTTCCTCTGCAATCCGATCACTTCGGTTCTTGGAACGAACATCGCGAATTGACGCTTGTTTTGTGTCACCTCCTGCCTGTCCGTGCAGAGTGTAGTTGGTCCTGAATTCTTGGTCCGGTGCTGTTGGAAATGTTCTTGAGGTCGAAGATCCAGGAGGTGATCCTGCGGAGGAGATCGAGGTCAATGAACAGCGCCGGCGCGCAGAGGAGCCACGTCCCCGATCAGGCCGCGAGCTCGTCAACCGTTCCATGCGACGGCGACAGTGGCGGGGCCGGGGCAGACGCCGCCGGCAGCAAGAGTGCCGCTGCACGTGCCCGGTTCGCCTCCCCGAGGCTGCTGCACTCTTCCTCCCTGCCCGCCGGCACCCTCGCCTTCGCCAAGAGCCCCACGCAGGACGCCGAGTCCGAGACGGCCTTCTCCATGAGCCCGACCTCCGTGCTCGACGTGGCGGCGGCGTTTGCGCCAGGCACGGACGGCGTCGGCGCCTGCAAGCGCCGCAGGCCGTGGCGGGCGCGGGACAACAACGGCCTCGCGGACGCGCTGGACTGCAGCGACCAGCAGCAGGAGCGGATCGTCCTCGCGgcgacgtcgtcgtcgtcctcgctgGTCAGGTCGTGCTCCCTGGACCTCCGCGTCGAGTTCGGCGTCAAGAACAAGAGCTCGTGGCTGCCCCTCCGCGCCTGCAGCGGCCGCGAGGCCACGTTGCCGGCGCCGGCCGATCCGCGGGAGATAATAGAGCCGTCGTCGGAGGACTACACGTGCGTCATCTCCCGCGGGCCCAACCCGAGGACGGTGCACATCTTCGGCGACCGCGTCGTGgagggcggcgccggcgccgcggcggAGAGGGAGGAGAGCTCGCTGCGGCCGATCAATCTGCCGGCGCGCGACGACCGGGGCTTCTTCAGCCTCTGAATGATCCATCCATTCGCGCGTAGCCTGATGATGCCTAGTAGGTAAAGAAACTGAGTTTGCTGAGTGCTATTATTGTTGCTGTATTGTATTGGTTGCTCCATTTCCATCTGATCAGACGATCATAGATGTTTTCTTGATCAGATGATGTACTAGACGTTTTGTCCAGGATGAGCTGAAGCAGTGATATAAATTTCATTATTATGTTGTTATTACTAGAAAAAAAAACTGCAAATTTAGCTCCCAGTGGCTGAACTACTCTGATAAATTTTGTCTCCAAACTCGTTTCTCCAACCAGCACAATCAGAATGTCAGATCAACCCTGACTAACATACTCATAATTTCAGAGCACTACGAGTTCTGACAGTAGCTCAGAACATCTCATCTCCCGAATCCTGACAAAAACTCAGNNNNNNNNNNNNNNNNNNNNNNNNNNNNNNNNNNNNNNNNNNNNNNNNNNNNNNNNNNNNNNNNNNNNNNNNNNNNNNNNNNNNNNNNNNNNNNNNNNNNTGCGGGGGGGGAGAGGTGGAAGGGGGATTGCCAAAAGATGCAAACCAACTGCGggggagaggtgggagggggATTTGCAAAAGCGGGGACACTTTTGCAAATCCACCCCTCCACCTCTCCCCCACAGTTGGTTTGCATGGTTTGCACGGAGAGGTTGGTTTGCACTTGATACGTTGCCATTATATGTGTGCGCTTGTATGTACATATGATCCAATACATGTACATGTACTTATCTAGGAGCCCACGATAATTGGTTTGCTGCGGCCGTACATGTGATTGTCCAGTGGTAAGTATATATACTTACCATGCTTGTGAACTACAGCTAAATCCACCGCTGATTACCATGTTTGTGATACTACAGCAAATCCACTGCTGATTACCATGTTGTGATACTATCAGGGTTATGGAATcgttatgtggctgctaggattgagaggagaaGAGTCGAGGGGGAGCGACGACGACTGACGCGCTACAGTGCCGGGGTTCTATTCATGGTAGGGCTGTGATGGGTGAGAGAGAGCGGGCACGCGGGGCGTTTGCCCACGGCCGGGCAAGAGGAAAGAGATttttcttaattcttgcttgattagatcgatacatctcctccttatatagagaggtttacttgactccaAGTAAGGCTTACTGACCTTTAAGTAAGCgcccttatctctaattaaccctaacactaatgggCTATACAGCCAACCCATGTCCAATAGGCCCCTGAAGTACTCAACAATACACCCCACTGGACATGCAGCTGTCCTCGAGCTGCAACCTAATGAACTTAAACGCTGACTCGACTCCTAACACCTAAAAAACAAGCCTTTTACATCTTGGCTTATTTATTATTCTCAACCTGAAATCGACTGGAACTCTTATTTTTTATCTGAACATAACGGTGGACCACTCCGCACGCCAAACCTGCATGTGTACAGCATCCTGGATCCCACGGACAACCATCTAGACGAAAgggtgtgcatgtgtatgcaccTGGAAGTGGTCGCAACAGCGACATTGCGACGGCGCTACGCGGTGCGGCTCTCGCCGGTGACCCCACACCTCCCCGCCAGACGGCTGCTGGTCTGCACCGCACAGGAAGAGCGGAGGGCTCCGATGGAGAACAGGTGGAGGGATGCGCCTCCCCAACTGCCGCCCGCGGGAAATAGATGCCGCCGCCCGTGGGGAAAGCGCATGCCCGAGATCCCCGACGCAGCGGACGAGATCGAGGTCCTTCGCCAGCAAGCGCAACTGGCAGCGGGTCCTGTGAGGGGCCGGGGCGCGCGCCCGTGCTGTCCAGCGAGGCGACGTGGAGGAGAGCGTCAGCATCAGGCTGACGCCGTCCACCCCGCGTAGAGGACGCCCAAGCTGGGGCGCCGCCATGCGCCATGACAAGCCCGGTGGTCGGGGGCGGCGGTTAGGTTGCGGCGGGGTACTGGGCGCTGTGTAGATGGGTTTCGACAAAACCGGCGCGATCCAAGCCGGAAGCGGTGGCGGAGCGGCAGCAGTGCCTGACTGGGAGGGGCGGGCGgcggcagcagctgctgctgggaCGGCAGCGGCGGTTTCGGTTGCGGCCCTAGCAGGAACCCAGAATCCTGGCACCTCTTGCCGAGGTCAAGGACAAGCCGCTTGTCAACTGCTAGTTCGTCATGACGCCCACGGCGAGGACGACGCACCCACGGCCATCTACAGCGGATTGCGGCACCCTGGCCAACGTGAGACCGCGGCAGCGGTGCGGTGGTGCCAGGGGCGGTCCGTCGCGGAGGGAGAGCGGGGCCAGGTGGGGGGCACAGGTTGGTGGAGGGCAGCAGGATCGCATGGCCAAGTCTGATACCAGGTTGATATTtggttgctaggattgagaggagagagtcgAGGGGAGCGACGGCGGCTGACGCGCTACAGTACTCGCGGCGCTACAATACCGTGGGTACGTTCATGGCTAGGGCTACGAGGGTGAGAGAGAGCCGGCCGCGGGGCGTTTGCCCACGGCGGGCAAGAGGGAAGGGATTTtctcttaattcttgcttgattagatcgatacatctcatctccttatatagagaggtttacttgactcctaTGCAAGGCTTACTTGACCCTTAAGTAAGCGGACCCTTATCTCTAATCCCTAACACTAATGGGGCTATAGCCAACCTGCCAATAGGCCCCTGACGTACTCTAACAGAATCAGCTTAGACAAGCCTATGTTTTGGATGAAATTGCATTCACTTCACATGTGGGACACTAATTTTCTTCAACCGGAGGGAAAAGGTCATGCTTATAGTTATATATGTAAATCGCCAATATGGCAGTTTATCTTATAGCAAACTTGTAGTATGTATATGTTTGTATATAATTTAATAACAACACAACAAAgccttaagtcccaaacaagttggggtaggctagagttgaaacccagcagaagcaatcaaggttgcacgtgaatagttgtcttccaagcactccatctaaagctaagtctttgggtagattctatcctttcaagtctcattttattgtctctaccaagtcaacttcggtcttcctatgccctcttcatgttactatcctagcttaggatacacactacgcaccggtgcctctagaggtctccgttggacatgtccaaaccatctcaaaccggtgttggacaagcttttcttcaattggtgctacccctaatctatcacgtatatcatcgtttccgaactcgatcccttctgtatgaccgcaaatccaacgcaacatacgccatttctgcgacacttatctgttgaacatgtcgtctttttgtaggccaacattctgcaccatacaacatagcaggtctaatcgccatcctataaaacttgccttttagcttttgtggtacccttttgtcacatagggcaccagatgcttggcgccacttcattcCACCCCTGCATTGATattatggctaacatcttcatcaatatccccatctctctgtagcactgatcctaaatatcaaaaggtatccttcctaagcacacttgaccttccaaactaatatctttctcctcccgagtagtagtgctcaagtcacatctcatatactcagttttagttttactgagtctaaaacctttggactccaagtctcccgccataacttcagtttctgattcactcctgtcccggctttcatcaactagcactacatcgtccgcgaaaagcatacgccaagggatgtccccttgtatgtcccttgtaacCTCAtctatcactaaggcaaacaaataagggctcaaagctgaccctgaatgtagtcctatcctaatctttttttcttttttttttgagtaatagtcctatcctaatcgggaagtcatccgtgtctccatgtctccatcacttgttagtggtcgggaagtcatccgtgtctccatcacttgttcgaactctagtcacaacattgttgtacatgtccttaatgagccctgaaaggatcaagatgcccaagagggggggtgaattgggctaattcgaaattctcttgcaataaacaaatcctacggatagcccaattaaccccttgtgcctagaaaagtgtttctatcaaactaaagcacaacgaactcaccacctatgttccaaccttactcaagcaagcaattctatggatgtaaaacaagtattgaattgctcaaagtaaatactcaagtaagtgctcaaagtaatagggagagaaaggaacgcggcgatgttttgccgaggtatcgaagagtcgccactctccactagtcctcgttggagcacccgcgcaaggatgtagctcccccttgatccgcgcaaggatcaagtgctctctatgggttgattcttcgacactccgtcgcggcgaatcacccaaagccgctcacaacttgagttgggtcacccacaagctccgccgggtgaacaccaaactcccaatcaccaccaagccgtctaggtgatggcgatcaccaagagtaacaagcacgaactctcacttgaccacgcgaagcctaatgagaagatggatgcacactttgctactcttgatttgctagtgaggctactctcttggattctcaaatcacaaacacctcactaggaacttgctcttcttggcactcacaaacgtgtttctcagctgttggaatgagcaaaagttgctccactcacgagtggagcttctatttataaggcagcctgaaaaactaaccgttatgagcttctgcgggacgaccggacgctccgatcgtgatgaccggacgctccggtcagttcaacccgcgaaccagcattcaagtgatgaccggacgctgacagggtccggtcagtaccgaccggacgcgtccggtcgctcttgggtgcttactgtaaacgaccggacgctggatactcagggtccggtcacattgaccggacgcgtccggtcactcttttccaagtctggacccttactggagtcgaccggacgctagccctcagcgtccggtcacacgaccttccagcgtccggtcacaacagacttaaccacctcagtcaaacgaactgaccggaccctgcggccagcgtccggtcgcaccggagccagcgtccggtcagtgtttgaccctccattcacttctaactttcgaacatatgtgaatgaagtttgctccaaaggatcttaggcattcataggagctacctagagctagttttaacaagtgtgcaccacacctaactcactagactcaactaggtcaagctacccgttcatacccccctttatagtacggccaaaggaaaaacaaagtcctaaactactctaaatgtctctccaactccaatcgacacttagaactagttatccttaaccttgtcgtccatcctttgaaaaccgaaacgatttccatcgtaggggcatgacaacctcgattgcccaatcgatctccattaccatgacctaacttagtttcctctgcaaaacacacgttagtcatagtaatcttgtattgacattaatcaccgaaatccaactaggggcctagatgctttcaatctccccctttttggtgattgatgacaatactacctcgagtatgttatggagtgaggtttttgacgggcttggttcatataagcttttgtcaaaaagaacaaaagagttagtcaagcttatatgacccaagccaacacaatgtactcaaaggatatgaattaagcatgagtactaataacaatgctcatttgcttcgaagtataaacgcggaagcaaaagcaaatgagcataacacaagtgatatgacatatagaaaatgcaaagtagaagtcacacatgtcaaatatcacagtcacgtagatagcactatcacatatatataatagtatgcatgaaagtaaacacacgaatgcataagtaatagtgtatcacacaaataaaacgccaaatgtatataataagctaatactagataactagttccccctaaagctcgctccccctgagtctacatactcaaaaccctctccccctttggcgtcaaacaccaaaaactaagggtcggtcggcggggctgcagcggacgagtcgggcgctgaggtacgtggagcaagatggaactgggcgccatcatcatctgaccctgagctctgaactgactgaccctctgaagcaggaagtgtcgctgaagcggtctgggtctgagctggggctggtgctgcctgtgatgctgcaagTATGtccgtcgtaggatctgacgaggcgacagacgagggaagcctctgagtagtcatgatggctggagctgctgtagatggaccggcagtatgcatgtgaggcggagtaggcatgccggtcaactcgctgaaggatgctccaagactcctggagactgacgactcaggcacgaacagcgaggaagactgctctggtgaaaAACCCGTGTggtaaggagtgaactgcggggctacaccaggtgaagctaaccactgggacacctgtataggaggtgaagtaaactgaactggaggctgtccctgactctgaagcccgatgggctgtactgctggagtcgtcgaagtggtaggaggctgtgcaacctggggcgaaggctgtggcagtgggaccccaatagctgtcactacatgctgcatgaatcccatgagctgctgctgcataagtaactgctggtgctgaaggagctgctgctgacgctggaactcgtcctgacgagcctgaaactgtgcgaagttggcagctgtctcctgtgcctgtcgtgtctgatcctgctgcatccgctcaagaatagctatgagagcggggtctgtctgtggagcaggtggagcagaactagagctaccggcctctgcatcgtgtctgcgtggaggcatctgaggtataggctggtagtcgtcgtcagagctgtcactgtactcactcactccctgctgtgcctctagctcctcctcctctgtggctgcaatccctctgatgatctcatcctgctgagctgcggactctggcacgtcgggacgacggctaggctgactgggtgcctgaggagtggtatgtctgatccgctgtgacaggttgtaagctgggaactctgtagtggcacctgtatactcatccatcatgccagggggcttatccatcacaactctacggatgaggaaggtgatccagtgagcatagggaagctgcctgcgacccttgaatccctcagctatagtatcctccatctctgacagaaggaggtcccaaatgtcaaacactgtcatctgcatgatggcattgagaagccagagctgtaagcgagttaggccctctctgtatcccaacctggggagcagtgtcctcctgatgatggcctctagaatcctcgctgtaggagtcaagtcactggggttcctgctcgacccctcaccaaacggctccttgaagcaatgccgcactaagtctgtggggggcaccaaccctccatgaggacgcctgggaggtccctgctgaccatagcaaacctcatgcatctttacaggctgctcctgtagtctcagtatctccctggctctgccactggtcactctgtggtctttgccgttgaaagcaaagtgaatgtatctgtgatgag harbors:
- the LOC136538058 gene encoding uncharacterized protein, with amino-acid sequence MFLRSKIQEVILRRRSRSMNSAGAQRSHVPDQAASSSTVPCDGDSGGAGADAAGSKSAAARARFASPRLLHSSSLPAGTLAFAKSPTQDAESETAFSMSPTSVLDVAAAFAPGTDGVGACKRRRPWRARDNNGLADALDCSDQQQERIVLAATSSSSSLVRSCSLDLRVEFGVKNKSSWLPLRACSGREATLPAPADPREIIEPSSEDYTCVISRGPNPRTVHIFGDRVVEGGAGAAAEREESSLRPINLPARDDRGFFSL